GCAGAGCACTACCCAGTCTGCTTcaagaaacaccaagaaagCTCCAGAGCATATTTGTGGGATGAGCTGAATGCAGGAAGGTTTCCAGTTCTCACGAAGAGGGCAGATAGCAGAGATGTGTCTCATTTGTAAGAAGAGGTTGGGCTGCCTTTTTCCTTATCAGGAAATAGGAGATGAATGTAAGAGTTCAGCTTCCCCGAGGATGCTGGGGGGAGACAGAGACCGAGTTAAATTCGGGACATGCTCTGAGTTCTGGTACAGCTCGTTTCAGCTAAGAagccccctcccagcctctcATTCCTCCTCTTGTGCCACCCCTTCTATTGTGTTTGCACAAGATCTGACACAGAGATGGAGAGGGAATCACAGCAGGGAACTGATCCAGCCAAAAACCAGCCCCACAGGGAATAGAAAAAAGCCTGTTGTTTGATTCAGTGCATTGTGCAGCTCCATAGGTACGTGCTCTCTGACAATGGAGAGGGTGGCACAcaggggagaggagagctgaAACTAATGGGGAGAAGTAAAGGGCTGCCAGGACTCAAGGTGGCACAGACTCCAGGAGCAAATTCACGTCCTCGCCAATAGCTCTGAGACTCTTGATGGTTTAGCACTAGAGTATTCTAATACAATCGTATAGTCAAACTATTCATTTTTataacaatgtatttttaatacattctCCAGGGCAATATATTTTCTGTCTACAGCTTTGAATAAAAAATACGCTGAATTATATGTTTTATACCAAGTGAAAGTATTACATAGAGAAATCCCCTAATTAAAGCATAAATTCTTAGAATTCCATGATACTCTATTTATTGAAACCAAGATTTCTCCACAGACCTGTTGGCTACAAATATCATTATACACAAATGTAAATACTCTTTGAACTAACAAGTCAGCAGGAAACATTTAcaagtatatatatattaacattttaaacatctcctctgaaaatgaaaaagaagctCAATAGcttttgtgatattttaaagCTCATACCAGGTCTTCATGAATTCCCTCTTTTTAACTTTCAGTAAATCTTGAAAGCTAAGAGCTAGGCTGGCCACTTAAAAATTCTTAGGATTGCAGCCCATAGCActcccaaaatgggaaaaacaacagaacaCAGAGAGGTCCTCCAAAAATAAGAACAGcaaatcactttaaaatataaCTTATGGCATCCAgcaaatctttttctttctggctACGCCTTGTGCAATGCTTACACCTCCAGTTTTAAAGATCCTTAAGTGTTTTTACACGCTAATATTCACTAGGAGACGGAAAGGAACAATGTTATGGCAACAGAAAAGCACGAATGAGAGGAAAAGAactcttaaataaaatattttttgcttcccCTTCACGATCTTTCAAGTAACTGCAAAATTTCTAGGATAactgctgttgattttttttcatgtctgtttttGTTCTGTCTCCACATTAAATCATTTTTGTATGGTAGAAGCACTGAAACACCATCATTTCACTCTCCTGCAGATGTTGTCCGATTCTGGGGAGAACATTCATGAGTGGCCAGCCCGAGGCTGCCTCAGCACCCAGACCTTCTCCCCTTTCTCAGCAGCCAAATTcctcctgtcactccaggccttTTCTCTAACAGTCCCATGCTGTTTCCCTGCACACTTTTACATTTCATCTCAAATACTCATCTATTTAAATATCCATCTACTTGCAAGCCAGACTGACTTGTTTATGTTCTCCTACACTCCCCTTGATCACTTCTCAGGCTACTTCAgtcattctgattttttctgccTACATGTAAGTAGATCCACTTTTAAGCTTCCCTGCAGTGCAATTCATGCTCTTTGTGAGCCTTAGCATGGACTTTCATACATGTGAACTCCAAGgcactgggttttgttttcctagaacaggaaaaaacatcAATTCAAGCTCAGTTGGAAAGGTTTAACAAACTTTACTTTGAAAGGCTACTACAACAACACAGCTTATAATTGAAAAACAGAGGTATTCAGGGTGTTTATAAAGTTCGATAGTACACATAAATACCATCATTCCCAGTTTCTCCATTTAACTTCTGTAGTTGACAGGTCTACTTGCACTAGGAAGTCacattttttaagaaacatttttggGTCAAGTTCAGACCAATAAACTCTAAACAAGGGCTCCTGATCCTGAGCAGGAGGCTAAATAAATCACCCTTAGCCCTTCACCGAATTCAGGAGTGATCCCTTACATGGCAGAGGTCACCTCCTGCCTTTCAGCAAGGTCTTTAATCTGGGCTGTGCCGTGTCCCCACAGCGctggggcagcggggccggccgTGCTTGGTACGCAAGCGGCGCTGGTTTGTGAGCTCATGGCTCAGGCCCACAGCTCCCCGGCCAAGCTGAGTCATCCTCACTCTGCTCTCACACCCGGGACATTTTATCCACTCCTCCAGCCACCCCCTCCATGCCACCTTTGGGATCTGCTTCCCACTGCACAGCTCTaatcctgcctgcctgcctttgcCACTCCTTCCCATTCAGGATCTCTTCTCCCAGTCATTCCTCCCACTCCTCCAGTGCCACGAGaccctcctgccagctcccccaGCGCTCTCCAGTTCTCCTTCACTTCCCTTGACTGCTTTTCCCAATCCAGCTGGTACTGTGAGGGATAACCTGCATGTCAGAGAATCACTGTGTGCAGTGTATGAAGCCCCCAGCTCTGGAGTGCTGGAGTATTCATGTATTCATGCCTGTGCTCTTTTGGCTCCAGTGATGTCAAGGACTCGGTTGACTTCAGCATCgtacaagaaaacaaaggacTGAGCAGTTAAAGCAAAACACTAAAAGCCCACTAAACTGTGCCCAAAGCAGCTGGTgccttggagcagctgctggctcagcacCAAGGGCTGGTGGGGGAGGCTTCTccatcactgcagaaatgcaCACGTCTGCCAACCAAGAGAAATCCTAATGCACATTTGAAACTGAATAAATGCAAGGCAGCTCACAGTACTTTTAACAGTTAAAGTGGAGATTCTGAATTGAATATTCACTCCTCTGAATAGTCTAAAATTAAAACTCGATACCCTTCATAATCCCCAAGAAACTAGGAATGAAACTCAACTCTGACAGAAACAAGCACATGAAAGCCCTGGACTAGACCGTCACCTCTTGGCTCCTATTCTCAACTCCACCACTGGCACATGAGGTGATAGAAcatttcagctggaagggacctgcaaTGATCATCTAATCCAACTGCCTTAATTGCTGATCTAAATTACTTTCCTCCCTCCATAGCTCAGTGGGAAATAGCATTACCACCCTCTTTGATAAAGTGAGATCTGCTGGGAGAAGGTACAactaggttttattttttaattgttttctccACAATTACGTATTAGGATCCTTTCCTCCACCCCATCACAAATCACACATTTAACAAACGTTTAGACAGCTGGTGCCTAAGAGTCAAAGCCAGTTGCTCTCTCAAAGGCCAAAGTGTCTCACTGAATTGGTGTCAGCTGGTACTTAGTaggatttttaaattcaattaaattaaGAAACAAGCTGCACAGATTAGGGCTCTGCTAGAATCAGAAAGAAATCttaaaagacataaaatatCTTTACATTTATTAAGCAAACTCTGCAGTCTTTTCTTGTTATATTCTTGTTGAAAAACAGAACATTCATAAAGTATCATgaaaacaagaagcaaaaaaaccttAAGGTCCCAAGCAATGGGACTATCTCCACACTCACCCTGCTTTTAACTTTCCAACACAAGCAGCAAGACACAGTTCACAGCTAGGATGAAAATGCAGTGTTCAGTGCACATGGCCATACTGCACTCCTAGCAACCCACCACGGCCACTCCTCCCTTGTATGTTAGGATAAGCAGGTTAAATATACCCACAGAGGTACAGACAGTGAAAGAAAGGCCAACATCAGTTGAACAGCTCTGCTAGGACTTCCCATCTGGAAAACAACCACTGTGCTGGAACCCCTTGGTTATCCCAAGAGTCATTAATTCCCTTCCCCCTtgtgcacagcagccagagcctgcaAGGGTTAACTGAGCCTATGTGCTCTCACCCCTGGGAAGCAGCTTCCAACAAAGCCAAGAAGCAGGGGACCAggacagccagctctgcccctgcagcagagtCAGAGCCCAAAGGATTATTTCTTGGcattgttggtttggggttggcttttttttttttttcattttgaaaattaatttggggATTACGAACAATTATGCTCTTGCACATTAATCGCTGGCATCTAAAATTTTCGCATGAAGAAACAACACATGGAAATATTAAAGCACTCATCTTACGGACATGGATCCGAGAACTGTTTAATAGCAGTCAGTGAAGGGGTAACATTGTGCTTTTAAtctacagtttaaaaataatgatttgtATATCTACGTagtaaaacaataaaattaagaaCAGAAACTGGTATTAGGAAACAGTGAAAATGTAATAATTAAACACATGATGCTTTTCAAAGCTTTATACTTAATGAGCCTAAATAGACACCTATGGTTAGGAGggtcttaaaaaaataataaaaaagagacttattttcaattttttttccttttcaaatttttttacTATACTTATGCTTTGCTTTGGTGTTCTCTCTGCTGCCAACTTAATGCTTTAACAGTATGTTTATGCTTATGTTCTTTTCAAATGCTTGGCATTATAATGAGATCTCATATCTTTCctcaaattaaattttgctCCACATACTCCACATGTATACAGAtgaacatccctgtgctgctccagttGCTCATTATTTGGGAATATCTGAAAGCAGACCTGGCATATAGTCTCTCCAGCTGATAAGTGAGATATCATATGCCGTACATGGTCATGTTTTCGGAAGTTTCCTTGATCACAAATGGAACAGACATACCTGGCCATGCCTTTGTGCATATCATTGTGGAGCCGCAACTGGCGCTCTCTTAAGAACTGCTTCCCACATGTCTGACAAACAAACTGTTTTTCCTTGGTATGAACGGTATAGTGTTCCCGCAAGTGGCAACGTTGATAAAATCCTTTCCCGCAAAGGTTGCAGAAATGCTTACGCCTGTGATCCCTCTCGTTGTCTTCCAACATGGAGTTCTTGAACAGATCTTGCTCCAGGCAGTTTGACATATGTTCAACCACTAGGTTTTCTGTATCAAAACGCTGGCCGCAATTAGGGCATCGGAAAGGACAGGCAGAATGCTTGTATAACTGGTTTTTTTGAAGGCTGTTCATTTGGAAGTGACTGTCCCTGAAGTCCTCTAGCATCTCTGCAAACATCATGTCCCTTATTTCTGACTGCTCCTCGGGGTTTTCTTCCAAGTCCATTTTCTCCTCAGAATTTCTGATCCCGTTCATGGTCAGATCCTGGGGTTCTCCACAGGTCTGTGCATGCTCCTGTAGCTGCTTGCCTTTGACCAGTATTTGACCACACTTGCCACAAGCACATATATTTTCTATGTGTTTGGATAAATAATGAGAGGACAGATCTTCCTCAGTGATTGTTAGACCACAAAGTTCACAGGGAGCATTCTCCACATCTTCCTGCACTGAAGAAGCCTTGCTGTTAAGGTGCCGTGGACTTTTCAAACACTTTCTTTCATCCTCATCCATGGATAAGCGAGGCTTTAGAGTCTTCCGagcatttctcttctctctcatCTCTTCCTCGACGTAGTATCTGTAAAGCGGCTCTTCCTGTTCATCGTCTAGGTCGTCATTGTCAGAAGACTCATTGCAGTCTTTATCTGCCACCTTGATAATATTAAAATCCTTCAGCTCATCCGTAGGATTGTCCTCTGGCTCCACCTTGATGATAATCCTCTTCCTCTCAGAGGCTCTACTTCCTTCTTCACCTGATGTCTCGGAGGCAacagtgctgctttttctgctcgTGATGT
The DNA window shown above is from Camarhynchus parvulus chromosome 5, STF_HiC, whole genome shotgun sequence and carries:
- the ZBTB1 gene encoding zinc finger and BTB domain-containing protein 1 isoform X1; amino-acid sequence: MAKTSHSNYVLQQLNKQREWGFLCDCCIAIDDIYFQAHKAVLAACSAYFRMFFMNHQNTTAQLNLSNMKISAECFDLILQFMYLGKIMTAPANFEQFKVAMNYLQLYNVPECLEDIQDTDSSSLKCSSPASSTQINKMIFGVRMYEDALARNGSEANRWGMEPPSSTVNTSHNKEPEEETLHLNSFPEQLFDVCKKSTTSKFSHTKERVSHSRRFGRSFTCDSCGFSFSCEKLLDEHVLTCTNRHSYQSARYYSAEKIDFSEKNSTSKMISTQTEKYKGDSNHAADDSSSPVSNITSRKSSTVASETSGEEGSRASERKRIIIKVEPEDNPTDELKDFNIIKVADKDCNESSDNDDLDDEQEEPLYRYYVEEEMREKRNARKTLKPRLSMDEDERKCLKSPRHLNSKASSVQEDVENAPCELCGLTITEEDLSSHYLSKHIENICACGKCGQILVKGKQLQEHAQTCGEPQDLTMNGIRNSEEKMDLEENPEEQSEIRDMMFAEMLEDFRDSHFQMNSLQKNQLYKHSACPFRCPNCGQRFDTENLVVEHMSNCLEQDLFKNSMLEDNERDHRRKHFCNLCGKGFYQRCHLREHYTVHTKEKQFVCQTCGKQFLRERQLRLHNDMHKGMARYVCSICDQGNFRKHDHVRHMISHLSAGETICQVCFQIFPNNEQLEQHRDVHLYTCGVCGAKFNLRKDMRSHYNAKHLKRT
- the ZBTB1 gene encoding zinc finger and BTB domain-containing protein 1 isoform X2, with the translated sequence MAKTSHSNYVLQQLNKQREWGFLCDCCIAIDDIYFQAHKAVLAACSAYFRMFFMNHQNTTAQLNLSNMKISAECFDLILQFMYLGKIMTAPANFEQFKVAMNYLQLYNVPECLEDIQDTDSSSLKCSSPASSTQINKMIFGVRMYEDALARNGSEANRWGMEPPSSTVNTSHNKEPEEETLHLNSFPEQLFDVCKKSTTSKFSHTKERVSHSRRFGRSFTCDSCGFSFSCEKLLDEHVLTCTNRHSYQSARYYSAEKIDFSEKNSTSKMISTQTEKYKGDSNHAADDSSSPVSNITSRKSSTVASETSGEEGSRASERKRIIIKVEPEDNPTDELKDFNIIKVADKDCNESSDNDDLDDEQEEPLYRYYVEEEMREKRNARKTLKPRLSMDEDERKCLKSPRHLNSKASSVQEDVENAPCELCGLTITEEDLSSHYLSKHIENICACGKCGQILVKGKQLQEHAQTCGEPQDLTMNGIRNSEEKMDLEENPEEQSEIRDMMFAEMLEDFRDSHFQMNSLQKNQLYKHSACPFRCPNCGQRFDTENLVVEHMSNCLEQDLFKNSMLEDNERDHRRKHFCNLCGKGFYQRCHLREHYTVHTKEKQFVCQTCGKQFLRERQLRLHNDMHKGMASSEIGTSKLLNN